ATTATGGTGGGAATTGAGCCTATCATTGAGAGAACTAAGGTGAAAAATTTAGGCCAGCATTGATAGGATTTAGGTAAAATTGGATGCCAGATTTGAGAGGATTAAGGTGAGAATAGAGTCCAGCATTGAGAGGATTAAGGTGGGAAAAGAGGCCAGCATTGAGAGGATTAAGGTGAGAATAGAGGCAAGTATTGAGAGGATTTAGGTGAGAATAGAGTACAGTATTGAGAGGATTACAGTGAGAAAAGAGGCCAGATTTGAGACGATTAAGGTGAGAATAGAGACATGTTTTGAGAGGATTATGATGAGAATAGAGGCCTGCATTGAGAGGATTAAGGTGAGAATAGAGGCCTGCATTGAGAGGATTAAGGTGAGAATAGAGGCCAGAATTGAGAGGATTGAGGTGAGAATAGAGCCCAGCATTGAGAGGGTTGAGGTGAGAATAGAGGCCAGCATTGAGAGGATTGAGGTGGGAATAGAGGCCAGCATTGAGGGTTTTGAGGCGAGAATAGAGCCCAGCATTGAGAGGATTAATGTGGGAATAGAGGCCAGCATTGAGAGGATTAAGGTGAGAATAGAGGCCAGCATTGAGAGGATTGAGATGGGAATAGAGGCCAGCAGTGAGAGTTTTGAGGTGTGAATAAAGCCCAGCATTGAGAGGATTAATGTGGGAATAGAGGCCAGCATTGAGAGGATTAAGGTGAGAATAGAGTCCAGCATTGAGAGTATTGAGGTGAGAATAGAGGCCATCATTGAGAGGATTGAGATGTGAATAGAGGCCAGCATTGAGAGGTTGAGGTGAGAATAGAGGCCTGCATTGAGAGTATTGAGGTGAGAATAGAGGCCAGAATTGAGAGGATTGAGGTGAGAATAGAGGCCAGAATTGAGAGGATTGAGGTGAGAATAGAGGCCAGCATTGAGAGGATTGAGGTGAGAATAGAGGCCAGCATTGAGAGGATTGAGGTGAGAATAGAGGCCAGCATTGAGAGGATTGAGGTGAGAATAGAGGCCAGCATTGAGAGGATTGAGGTGAGAATAGAGGCCAGCATTGAGAGGATTGAGGTGAGAATAGAGGCCAGCATTGAGAGGTTTGAGGTGAGAATAGAGGCCAGGATTGAGAGGATTGAGGTGAGAATAGAGGCCAGGATTGAGAGGTACACTTGTCAAACATAATAGATCATTTCCCAGACATGCGTACACGGAATTCCATTTTCCATCCGGCTAGAACGGACCTCTTTGACCTTATATGTGCTCCCCCATGAACTAGTGTTCTAAATATTCAATGTTTACTCAGAAACAACTAGAAGGAATATCAAATGCATTGCTTCATACCGAGGAGTGTTCCCACTAAATGATTTGTTATGGGAAGATTTAGGATTATCAGGCTGTATGAAGGATGTGCCTTTCTCAGGGACACCTGACTTTCCTTAACTGCCACTGCTCTACACCTATTGGCTGACGTAACCTACCTGCTATGACTGTTTCCTTCAGGTATCCAAGGCCTCAGCAGACCTGATGCACTACTGTGGAGAACACGCTAAATATGACCCTCTACTCATGGGCATCCCAGCCTCTGAAAACCCCTTCAAAGACAAGAAGCCATGCACTATATTATAGTAGTGGGAACATTTTAACagattttttgctttttttgtatGTTCTTTTATAGAAAAATATGTTATGCTAATACTGGTACACTATTTGCCTTAAGGCTAGTTCTGCCTCGCCCCCCACCCCTAGGGCCCATAGGGCTCTTATCAAAAATAGTTCAATATAATAGGGGACAGGTTGACATTAAAGATTCATAATACTCACCTGTAAAGAAGTGCTGTTTCGGTACCATCAAATGCATTGCTCCTTTCTCTTTGTTAGATAGAACTAAGACCAAAGAGCATCATAAGCCAAAATAGAAATAATTTGTGACCCAGAAACACAGGTTTAGTCAATTCAGTTCTAATTGCAAGGCTCCTCTGGATAGTAACTAGTGTTCTTTCCTATTGTTATCTCATATGCACTGGTGACCTATGCACTCTGTCCTCTGAACTAAGGACCAGCTGGGTTTGTGCTGTGGGTCCCAAACTCTGTGTAATGGTCAAATTAGCCTGGACATAGACAATAGCCCAAAGGCATAAAGGATTGCAGTTGCACCACACAAGTTAAACCTGTCAACTCTGATAGTGTCAGCCAGTTAGTAGCCACACACTGACTTCTTTGGGAAACAATCAGTATGTATGTTATAGATAAGCCTGTAATAAACCAGAATGTAAATCACCCACACCCATGACAGGAGGACATCAGTACCAGAGCTGATGAGCTATTTAATTATGGGTCTCTGTCAcaaattacaccctattccctatatagttaACTACTGTAGACCAAAGCCCAATGGGGTAGTTAAATGTAATGCActgtaaagggaatagggttgaCTTTTTGGACTCACACTTTTTCTCCTCACAATCTGAGATGGTGGGCCAACAAAAGGTAATTGCCTTGGTGAAGTAGTAACACTTTAAAAGGGTGACGTATGTACTTTTACACCTTTACCCATTGTGATCTT
The nucleotide sequence above comes from Esox lucius isolate fEsoLuc1 chromosome 8, fEsoLuc1.pri, whole genome shotgun sequence. Encoded proteins:
- the si:dkey-44g17.6 gene encoding guanine nucleotide-binding protein G(I)/G(S)/G(O) subunit gamma-12: MSSKMQSSNNITSARRAVQQLRIEASIERIKVSKASADLMHYCGEHAKYDPLLMGIPASENPFKDKKPCTIL